One genomic window of Candidatus Nanohalobium constans includes the following:
- a CDS encoding COG1361 S-layer family protein, which yields MKQLALITTLLLFLSFTAAQTSSNIQIDLKKTEPVPLQTSEYADIWLEVTNEGTANADNIELTFEENYPFSVERGDKTNWTIGEIIPGEEYQLHLQTRVDRNALQGNNTLKFRVETGDMSYTKEVPVEVRSDRNVLSIEEVNFPDKAAPGTRQQMQLKLRNLADSQLKNIQTGLDLSGDIPMATSGASDKNLVSIEAGQTQTINYTLNIDESAENSVYKLPIDISFENEAGTEFEQSTTTGINVGGKPDLKVALDTEDSLTEGRKELNFRLVNKGHGSADFVSMELQETDNIEVIGSNDEYIGSMDSDDFQTASFQTHIEAETESINVDQLELPVTLEYNDQDGKQTSTQNIAAEFYTKEEAKKYGLTSSGSPLPLIIVAVLLIGGGIYYWRRKRKE from the coding sequence ATGAAACAACTAGCACTAATCACAACACTTCTGCTGTTCCTATCATTCACAGCAGCACAGACATCATCAAACATCCAAATAGACCTAAAGAAAACAGAACCAGTACCCCTACAGACATCAGAATATGCCGACATATGGCTCGAAGTAACCAACGAAGGCACAGCCAACGCAGACAACATAGAACTCACTTTTGAAGAAAACTATCCTTTCTCAGTTGAGAGAGGAGATAAGACCAACTGGACGATCGGAGAGATTATTCCGGGTGAAGAATACCAACTACATCTTCAGACAAGAGTCGACAGAAACGCACTACAAGGAAACAACACACTGAAATTCCGGGTAGAGACAGGAGACATGTCATACACAAAGGAAGTTCCTGTGGAAGTACGAAGCGACAGAAACGTACTATCCATAGAGGAGGTAAACTTCCCTGACAAAGCAGCCCCAGGAACAAGACAACAGATGCAGCTAAAACTAAGAAATCTAGCTGACTCACAACTCAAAAACATTCAAACAGGTCTAGACCTGTCCGGCGACATCCCAATGGCAACATCAGGCGCATCCGACAAAAACCTGGTAAGCATAGAAGCAGGACAGACACAAACCATCAACTACACATTAAACATCGATGAATCAGCTGAAAACTCTGTATACAAACTGCCAATAGACATCAGCTTCGAAAATGAAGCAGGAACAGAATTCGAACAATCAACAACCACAGGAATAAACGTTGGAGGAAAACCAGACCTCAAAGTAGCCCTAGACACAGAAGACTCACTGACAGAAGGCAGAAAAGAACTAAACTTCCGCCTAGTCAACAAGGGACACGGATCAGCAGACTTCGTCTCCATGGAGCTGCAGGAAACCGACAACATAGAAGTAATCGGCAGTAACGACGAATACATCGGATCCATGGACTCTGACGACTTCCAAACAGCATCATTCCAGACACACATCGAAGCAGAAACTGAAAGCATCAACGTAGACCAGCTAGAACTTCCCGTAACTCTTGAATACAATGACCAAGACGGCAAACAAACAAGCACACAGAACATAGCAGCAGAATTCTACACAAAAGAAGAAGCCAAGAAATACGGCCTAACCTCAAGTGGAAGCCCACTACCACTAATCATCGTAGCTGTCCTACTCATTGGAGGAGGAATCTACTACTGGAGAAGAAAAAGAAAGGAGTAA
- a CDS encoding ABC transporter permease, whose product MFLDFFRLSINNLRHRKRRSWLTIIGTLIGIMAVVSLISIGQGLENSVASELEELGGNKLFISSSGGVSGRFAETTFGLNEDDKQAIERVKEIKGVAGGISGGIDAKYRRDTEKTSLRGITTGRNADIAKEIYDIEVVEGRYLATGDTSSVVIAEDAKNDIFEDEIILNSKIDINGTDYKVVGVISTSQTVGNFQGLVGPLEETRDVLNRPEGYDFVTAEVSDGETTSEVAEKVRKELRNERGIEKGEETFQIETAQDIIDSFKNQLSIIRAVLLGIGAISLLVGGVGIMNTMYTSVSEREREIGVMKAIGATKKQILALFMIESGMVGMIGGLLGATVGIGLSYVAAALIKSSVSLPFQPYVSPELVFGAIFFSFIVGMISGALPARKASKKEPVEALRSG is encoded by the coding sequence ATGTTCCTCGACTTCTTCAGACTCTCAATAAACAATCTGCGCCACAGAAAACGGCGTTCATGGCTCACCATAATAGGAACACTCATAGGAATAATGGCAGTAGTCTCACTGATATCAATAGGACAAGGACTAGAAAACTCAGTAGCCTCAGAACTAGAAGAACTGGGAGGCAACAAACTATTCATATCCTCATCAGGAGGAGTATCAGGAAGATTCGCAGAAACAACCTTCGGACTAAACGAAGACGACAAACAAGCAATCGAAAGAGTCAAAGAAATAAAAGGAGTCGCAGGCGGAATATCAGGAGGAATAGACGCCAAATACAGAAGAGACACCGAAAAAACCAGCCTAAGAGGAATCACAACAGGAAGAAACGCAGATATAGCAAAAGAAATATACGATATAGAAGTTGTCGAGGGGAGATACCTTGCCACAGGAGACACAAGCTCGGTAGTGATAGCAGAAGACGCAAAAAACGACATATTTGAAGATGAAATAATACTAAACTCAAAAATAGATATCAACGGAACCGACTACAAAGTTGTAGGAGTGATAAGCACCTCTCAGACAGTAGGAAACTTCCAGGGGCTTGTAGGGCCACTTGAAGAAACCAGAGACGTTCTGAACAGACCAGAAGGATACGACTTCGTGACAGCCGAAGTCTCAGACGGAGAAACAACATCAGAAGTAGCAGAAAAAGTCAGGAAAGAGCTGAGAAACGAAAGAGGAATAGAAAAAGGAGAGGAAACCTTCCAGATAGAAACCGCACAAGACATAATAGACTCATTCAAAAACCAGCTAAGCATAATAAGAGCAGTTCTACTAGGCATAGGAGCAATATCACTGCTTGTAGGAGGTGTTGGAATAATGAACACCATGTACACCTCCGTCTCCGAACGTGAAAGAGAAATAGGAGTAATGAAAGCAATAGGAGCGACCAAAAAACAGATACTTGCACTATTCATGATCGAATCCGGAATGGTAGGAATGATAGGAGGACTCCTCGGCGCAACAGTAGGAATAGGTCTCAGCTACGTCGCAGCAGCTCTCATAAAATCCTCAGTCTCTCTGCCATTCCAGCCTTACGTTTCACCAGAACTCGTGTTCGGAGCCATATTTTTCTCATTCATCGTCGGCATGATCTCCGGAGCACTGCCAGCGAGAAAAGCATCTAAGAAAGAACCTGTGGAGGCGTTGAGATCAGGATGA
- a CDS encoding ABC transporter permease produces MIRDLFYIAYRNIRHRGRRSWLTVIGVFIGIAAVVSLVSLGQGLQTSVEQEFEQIGSDKLFINSAGSATSTSAERLDNDDLRTVRRSQSVGTADGVIFATTTSKYNDRQEFVTVLGTPTGESQDLIKESWALEIEEGREIQSTDTSSIVIGSQVAERLFGEEISLRNSLTVNGKKFRVVGIYKSTGDPSIDQAVVMPYQTSADLVDRDGETYDWVFAQIQEGFESDEAKKEVEKNLRNERGVDEGEESFSVSTQEDLVSSFNSILSIVRGVVIGIASISLLVGAVNIMNTMYTSVTQRTSEIGVMKAIGATRKQIMTLFIFEAGIIGMIGGILGVTVGATLSTIASYAATQAIEIQINPYLGPELLIGATAFSFIVGILSGVLPARRAAKMPPAEALRYE; encoded by the coding sequence ATGATAAGAGACCTGTTCTACATCGCCTACCGCAACATACGCCACAGAGGCAGAAGATCATGGCTCACAGTGATAGGAGTATTCATAGGCATCGCAGCCGTTGTATCACTAGTCTCACTAGGACAAGGACTCCAGACATCAGTCGAACAAGAGTTCGAGCAGATCGGCAGCGACAAACTCTTCATAAACTCAGCAGGAAGCGCCACATCAACATCGGCTGAAAGGCTCGACAACGATGATCTGCGTACAGTCAGAAGAAGCCAATCAGTAGGTACGGCGGACGGAGTAATCTTCGCCACAACCACTTCAAAATACAATGACCGACAGGAGTTTGTCACAGTGCTTGGAACGCCGACAGGAGAGTCTCAGGACCTAATCAAGGAAAGCTGGGCGTTGGAGATAGAAGAAGGACGAGAAATACAGTCAACCGACACATCCAGCATAGTCATAGGAAGCCAGGTCGCGGAAAGACTCTTTGGAGAAGAAATCAGCCTCAGAAACAGTCTAACAGTGAATGGGAAAAAATTCAGGGTTGTCGGAATCTACAAATCTACAGGAGATCCCAGCATTGACCAGGCGGTAGTAATGCCATACCAAACCTCAGCAGACCTTGTAGACAGAGATGGAGAAACCTATGACTGGGTTTTCGCCCAGATACAGGAAGGATTTGAATCCGATGAAGCCAAAAAAGAAGTAGAGAAAAACCTGAGAAATGAAAGAGGAGTAGACGAAGGAGAGGAAAGCTTCTCAGTCTCCACGCAGGAAGACCTTGTCTCATCATTCAACAGCATACTCTCAATAGTCAGAGGGGTAGTAATCGGAATAGCCTCGATCTCCCTCCTAGTCGGTGCCGTCAACATCATGAACACGATGTACACCTCAGTAACACAGAGAACAAGCGAAATAGGAGTGATGAAAGCAATAGGAGCCACCAGAAAACAGATAATGACGCTGTTTATCTTTGAAGCAGGCATAATAGGAATGATAGGCGGCATACTTGGCGTAACAGTAGGCGCAACACTCTCAACAATAGCATCCTACGCAGCAACACAGGCAATCGAAATACAGATCAATCCATACCTAGGACCAGAACTACTGATCGGAGCTACAGCATTCTCGTTCATTGTAGGAATACTATCTGGTGTCTTGCCAGCTAGGAGAGCAGCTAAGATGCCTCCTGCAGAAGCACTAAGATATGAATAA
- a CDS encoding carboxypeptidase M32: MSYSDFEDEVKTLTNLEEASKFLNWDEEVMMPENGVMPRSRQKSTLSKVRHEKLTSDNLGEIIDSIDENELDEDQKANMRELKREREKMLKVPGKLIEKISQKESECVDVWKKAREEDDFESFAEELRELVELKREYAAALNEGEEPYKVLYKDYEPYLSFERMEKILQKLKEELNPLIDEIQESNPDLCTDAFKGSFEEDKEMRFNKEIAQELGFPDEKGRLDFSAHPFTVGNSYDTRITTRTKDNDITGSLMPTIHEAGHALYNLGVPEKFYGTPRGQPRELSIHESQSRLWENHVGRSKAFSKYLLPKLEEKFPEEFSDTSVEDCYESLNQVYDDNLIRVEADELTYHMHIIIRFEIGRKLINGDIEVEELPEIWDQKMEKYLGITPETDSEGVMQDIHWAWGSFGYFSTYTLGSVISAQLYEKIEEDIEKPENKIENGNFEPILNWLRENIHKKGRLLKTEELVEEATGQKPTAEPFLEYIEEKYSELYNL; the protein is encoded by the coding sequence ATGAGCTACTCTGATTTCGAGGATGAGGTTAAGACTTTAACAAATCTTGAAGAAGCATCAAAGTTCTTGAACTGGGATGAAGAAGTGATGATGCCTGAGAACGGCGTAATGCCTCGTTCAAGGCAGAAAAGCACCTTGTCAAAAGTTAGACATGAAAAACTTACATCAGATAATTTAGGAGAGATAATCGATTCGATTGATGAGAATGAGCTTGACGAAGATCAAAAGGCAAATATGCGAGAGTTAAAGCGTGAAAGAGAGAAGATGTTGAAGGTTCCAGGAAAACTGATAGAAAAGATCTCTCAGAAGGAATCAGAGTGTGTAGATGTCTGGAAAAAAGCCAGAGAGGAAGATGATTTCGAAAGTTTTGCAGAAGAACTGAGAGAGCTAGTTGAACTAAAAAGAGAATATGCTGCAGCACTTAACGAAGGTGAGGAACCATACAAGGTTCTGTACAAGGATTACGAACCTTACCTCAGCTTCGAAAGGATGGAAAAAATTCTACAGAAGCTAAAAGAAGAGTTAAACCCTTTAATCGATGAGATACAGGAGAGTAACCCAGATCTATGTACTGATGCTTTCAAAGGCAGTTTTGAAGAAGATAAGGAAATGAGGTTCAACAAGGAGATAGCCCAGGAACTAGGCTTCCCTGATGAGAAAGGGCGTTTGGACTTCTCTGCACATCCCTTCACTGTTGGAAACTCATATGACACAAGGATAACGACGAGGACTAAAGATAACGATATAACGGGTTCTTTGATGCCTACTATACACGAAGCAGGGCATGCACTGTACAACCTTGGAGTGCCTGAAAAGTTCTATGGAACACCTAGAGGCCAGCCAAGAGAGCTTTCAATCCATGAATCACAGTCTAGACTTTGGGAAAACCATGTAGGAAGATCAAAGGCATTCTCCAAGTATCTGCTTCCAAAACTGGAGGAGAAGTTCCCGGAAGAATTCAGTGATACTTCCGTAGAGGATTGCTACGAATCACTCAATCAGGTCTATGATGACAATCTGATCCGTGTAGAGGCTGATGAACTAACCTACCATATGCATATCATAATCAGATTCGAGATAGGTAGAAAACTCATAAACGGAGATATAGAGGTAGAAGAACTTCCAGAAATCTGGGATCAGAAGATGGAAAAATATCTAGGTATAACTCCGGAGACAGATTCCGAAGGGGTGATGCAGGACATTCACTGGGCGTGGGGATCCTTCGGATACTTCTCAACCTATACACTGGGAAGCGTGATATCAGCACAGCTCTACGAAAAAATAGAAGAAGACATAGAAAAACCGGAAAACAAGATAGAGAACGGAAACTTCGAACCAATTCTAAACTGGCTGAGAGAAAACATCCACAAAAAAGGAAGACTGCTCAAAACAGAAGAACTTGTAGAAGAAGCAACAGGACAGAAACCCACCGCAGAACCATTCTTAGAATATATTGAGGAGAAGTACAGCGAGCTCTACAACCTCTAA
- a CDS encoding aminopeptidase — translation MNEEELEKFAETIVERSTKIEEGDYVYLSTYSTETLPLFEKVRNKIIEKGAFPHEHLLYDSQLGRAGMDYEWITKASDKQLSEVSGAKKKELEQMDAYICITGRENENELNGADPEKISLRKQETKELAEIRRDMKWSLVTYPTNGKAQKAGMPTQKFTEFFFDAANIDWEKLEQKNEKIKQKFDGGQEVRITSENTDLRFSIKGRKGVPCNGEKNLPDGEVFYTPVKESVEGHIQFTYPGRKQGNEVTEVYLELEDGKVVEFSAEKNEDFLREQLNTDEGARYFGEFGIGTNWQIDRFTNELALDEKIGGTIHLALGSAFPQAVPEEVEPNDSSIHWDIVKDLRKQEGDGGKIILDDEVVQEGGEWQF, via the coding sequence ATGAACGAAGAGGAACTGGAGAAGTTCGCAGAAACTATAGTCGAAAGATCTACAAAGATAGAAGAAGGAGATTATGTCTACTTGAGTACTTATTCGACTGAAACACTTCCGCTATTCGAAAAAGTAAGAAACAAAATCATAGAGAAAGGAGCATTTCCACACGAACATCTGCTCTATGATTCTCAGCTCGGGAGAGCAGGAATGGATTATGAATGGATAACCAAAGCCTCGGATAAACAGCTTTCAGAAGTATCAGGTGCTAAAAAGAAAGAACTTGAGCAGATGGATGCCTACATATGTATCACTGGCCGCGAAAACGAAAATGAGCTTAACGGAGCCGACCCGGAAAAAATCTCTTTAAGGAAACAGGAGACGAAAGAACTCGCTGAGATCAGGAGAGATATGAAGTGGTCCCTAGTAACTTATCCAACAAATGGGAAAGCACAGAAAGCAGGTATGCCGACACAGAAATTTACAGAGTTCTTCTTCGATGCAGCCAACATAGACTGGGAAAAACTTGAACAAAAGAACGAAAAAATCAAACAAAAGTTTGATGGCGGACAAGAAGTTAGGATTACATCAGAAAACACTGATCTAAGGTTCAGCATCAAAGGAAGAAAGGGAGTTCCATGTAACGGTGAGAAGAACTTGCCTGACGGAGAAGTATTCTACACACCAGTCAAAGAATCAGTTGAAGGCCACATCCAGTTCACATATCCTGGTAGAAAACAGGGAAACGAAGTCACAGAAGTCTATCTGGAACTGGAGGATGGAAAGGTTGTTGAATTCAGCGCAGAGAAGAACGAAGACTTCCTGAGAGAACAGCTCAACACGGACGAAGGCGCCCGTTACTTCGGAGAGTTTGGAATAGGAACAAATTGGCAGATAGATCGATTTACCAATGAATTAGCTCTTGATGAAAAAATTGGAGGCACAATACACCTGGCTCTCGGAAGTGCTTTTCCACAGGCCGTTCCCGAAGAAGTAGAGCCAAATGATTCATCTATTCATTGGGATATAGTCAAAGACCTTAGGAAACAAGAAGGAGACGGAGGCAAAATAATCCTGGATGATGAAGTAGTTCAAGAAGGTGGAGAGTGGCAGTTCTAA
- the pepF gene encoding oligoendopeptidase F → MVKERNEIEERYKWDIKSMFSSIEEAEREAEELKEEASKLEEYEGKVTSSAKNLAAVLELKFDISRRMMHLSRFASMLKDQDTRNQDAQRLVANMNALSTDISNKTGFIRPEIAEAGKQKIEQFIEEEESLERFEHYFEDLFRMEEHILDADKESMLAGLGDVLDSPHETYSTFTNADLTFPKVEKPSGEEVELTTSNFTKFQQNPDRDFRKETYEKMYDTFGNYRNTITTTLQKNIRKNVRMAEIRGFDSARESAMKPDNIPGEVYDNLVETVRDNLDLLHRHAELKKKVLGLEELTPYDLYMPVTETESPEISFEEAKDHVLEALQPLGKDYVEKVREALGDERWVDVYENKGKRSGAYSGGSYDSRPFTLMNYQNDMSSMYTLIHELGHSMHSHHTNSSQPYHYSDYTIFQAEVASTTNEALLTRHLLDTVEDEEFRKHVLSHALENFRSTLFRQTMFSEFEHWLHRELEKGDAITPDKADQKYGELKSRYYSNLELDDRIKKEWMRIPHFYYNYYVYQYATGISAGNTLAEKIVDEGPEDYLNFLRTGSSEYSIESLRKAGADMSSPEPIEKALGKYEEYLERAERLNS, encoded by the coding sequence ATGGTTAAAGAAAGAAATGAGATAGAAGAAAGATACAAATGGGACATCAAAAGCATGTTTTCCTCAATAGAGGAAGCAGAGAGAGAAGCAGAAGAGCTCAAGGAAGAAGCAAGCAAATTGGAGGAATATGAGGGCAAAGTCACAAGTTCAGCCAAGAATCTGGCGGCAGTTCTGGAGTTGAAGTTTGATATCTCAAGGCGAATGATGCATCTAAGCAGGTTTGCCAGCATGTTAAAAGACCAAGACACTAGAAATCAAGATGCTCAAAGACTTGTCGCAAATATGAATGCCTTAAGTACCGATATCAGTAATAAAACAGGATTTATACGACCAGAGATAGCTGAAGCCGGCAAACAAAAGATAGAACAGTTTATTGAAGAGGAAGAAAGCCTTGAAAGATTTGAACATTACTTTGAGGACCTCTTCCGCATGGAAGAACATATCTTGGATGCTGATAAAGAATCAATGCTGGCAGGGCTTGGAGATGTGCTAGACAGTCCGCACGAGACTTATTCTACCTTTACCAATGCCGATCTGACATTCCCAAAGGTTGAGAAACCATCAGGCGAAGAAGTAGAGTTAACGACCAGCAACTTCACCAAGTTCCAACAGAATCCTGATAGAGATTTCCGGAAGGAAACATACGAGAAGATGTACGACACCTTCGGAAACTATAGAAACACTATTACAACGACCCTGCAGAAAAATATAAGGAAGAATGTGCGGATGGCTGAGATCAGAGGCTTTGATTCAGCTAGAGAATCTGCCATGAAACCTGATAATATCCCTGGAGAGGTTTACGATAACCTGGTTGAAACAGTTAGAGATAACCTCGATCTTCTACACAGGCATGCGGAGCTCAAGAAAAAAGTCCTTGGACTTGAAGAATTGACTCCTTACGACCTCTATATGCCTGTAACTGAGACTGAAAGCCCTGAAATCAGTTTTGAGGAAGCGAAAGATCATGTGCTTGAAGCATTACAGCCTCTAGGCAAAGATTATGTCGAAAAGGTTAGAGAGGCTTTGGGAGACGAAAGATGGGTAGATGTGTATGAGAACAAAGGTAAAAGAAGCGGCGCATACTCTGGAGGTAGCTACGACTCCCGGCCGTTCACCCTGATGAACTATCAGAACGACATGAGCTCGATGTACACTTTAATCCACGAACTAGGACATTCAATGCACAGCCACCACACCAACAGCTCCCAGCCATATCACTACAGCGACTACACCATCTTCCAGGCAGAAGTTGCCTCCACAACCAATGAAGCACTATTAACAAGGCATCTGCTCGATACTGTTGAAGATGAAGAGTTCAGAAAGCATGTTTTGAGTCATGCATTGGAAAACTTCCGAAGTACACTGTTCCGGCAGACAATGTTCTCTGAGTTCGAGCATTGGCTACACAGAGAACTTGAAAAAGGAGATGCGATCACTCCAGATAAAGCTGATCAGAAATACGGAGAATTAAAGTCCAGATATTATTCAAACCTGGAATTAGATGACAGGATTAAGAAGGAGTGGATGAGGATACCGCACTTCTACTATAACTACTATGTCTATCAGTACGCAACCGGGATCAGCGCAGGAAACACATTGGCGGAGAAAATAGTGGATGAAGGGCCTGAAGACTACCTGAACTTCCTGAGGACAGGGAGTAGCGAGTACAGCATCGAGTCATTGAGGAAGGCTGGCGCAGACATGAGTTCACCTGAGCCAATTGAGAAAGCGCTTGGAAAGTACGAAGAGTATTTAGAGAGGGCGGAACGGTTAAACAGTTAG
- a CDS encoding M42 family metallopeptidase: MKQLLKELVETPGVSGKEEKVRELISEKIEDEADSIETDNFGNLIARKGSGDKTLMIDAHMDQIGMGVRRITEDGFIRISKIGGAYPISLVNQRVIVHTSEGENLTGVIGAKPSHLVDGPGEGDLPQMEKAFVDVGAEDREDLKDRGVRVGDYITFDRDFKEMINGYVTGPAMDNRIGCAMAIKAFNDFDEDYELVAVFSAQEEVGRKGAKISSRNINPDAAIVLETARAGDTPNMDLDESDEFTGDGFGITMIEASGRGVITPEKVRNWLIENAEDDFNYHRKLYNKGVTNAGHINTSNSGIPTGVVVIPTRHLHTAIEVLKMSDAEEAVEFLDKTFSNFEEYF; this comes from the coding sequence ATGAAACAACTGCTTAAAGAACTAGTTGAAACACCCGGAGTATCCGGCAAAGAAGAAAAAGTAAGAGAACTAATTTCTGAAAAGATAGAGGATGAAGCAGATTCTATCGAGACGGATAACTTCGGTAACCTGATCGCACGGAAGGGGAGCGGCGACAAAACCTTGATGATAGACGCACACATGGACCAAATTGGCATGGGCGTCAGACGAATCACGGAAGATGGATTTATCCGAATCTCCAAAATCGGAGGAGCTTACCCCATCTCACTTGTAAACCAAAGAGTGATTGTTCATACCTCTGAAGGCGAGAACCTGACAGGCGTTATAGGGGCTAAACCTTCCCACCTAGTAGATGGTCCCGGGGAAGGAGACCTACCACAGATGGAGAAAGCTTTCGTCGATGTAGGAGCCGAAGACAGAGAAGACTTGAAAGATAGAGGAGTTCGTGTCGGAGACTACATCACATTCGACAGAGACTTCAAAGAGATGATTAACGGATATGTCACAGGCCCAGCCATGGATAACCGCATAGGATGCGCGATGGCTATCAAAGCCTTCAACGACTTTGACGAAGACTATGAACTGGTAGCTGTTTTCTCAGCTCAGGAAGAAGTAGGAAGGAAAGGCGCCAAGATATCAAGCCGAAACATCAATCCTGACGCCGCCATAGTGCTGGAAACAGCCAGAGCAGGCGACACACCGAACATGGATCTGGATGAATCCGACGAATTTACCGGAGACGGATTCGGCATAACCATGATAGAAGCAAGCGGCAGAGGAGTGATAACACCGGAAAAGGTACGGAACTGGCTGATAGAAAATGCAGAAGACGATTTCAACTACCACAGAAAGCTCTACAACAAAGGAGTAACCAACGCCGGACACATCAACACCAGTAACTCAGGCATACCGACAGGCGTAGTAGTTATACCAACCAGGCACCTACACACTGCCATAGAAGTGTTGAAGATGTCTGATGCCGAGGAAGCAGTAGAATTCCTGGATAAAACATTTTCTAACTTCGAGGAGTACTTCTGA
- a CDS encoding FxsA family protein — protein MLRYILITVLLLPFIDFYILVEVAGSIGILKTLLISIVTGLIGAELVRREGRHVFQKLQRSVTGGEITRNFMEGFILVLAGLMLLSPGFVTDILGAVIAVRPVRERLVAKLMNSKNTAFEVEFQRF, from the coding sequence ATGCTCCGATACATCCTGATAACAGTATTACTTCTTCCATTCATTGACTTCTACATACTCGTAGAAGTAGCCGGAAGCATCGGAATACTGAAAACACTACTGATTAGTATAGTTACAGGATTGATAGGAGCAGAACTAGTGCGTAGAGAAGGAAGACATGTATTCCAAAAACTACAGAGAAGCGTAACAGGAGGAGAAATCACCAGAAACTTCATGGAAGGATTTATCTTGGTTCTAGCAGGTTTGATGCTTCTAAGCCCAGGATTCGTAACAGATATACTCGGAGCAGTTATAGCAGTAAGACCCGTCAGAGAAAGACTGGTCGCAAAACTAATGAACAGCAAAAACACGGCATTTGAAGTAGAATTCCAGAGATTCTAA
- a CDS encoding DUF5794 domain-containing protein: MVLDQLTDGAPWHVLEFDEKTRQLAYILMLPLVDGVFATMLVSGYLQSFTSILNVAFTVFAGAGALAVLYSEAETTREARSMVKKVAPYLILAGGVVGVLAPIFSQLFHVQRLQYATGLAILVIALQIADIDFVEGFSVPAVIITGLLLSVKSPSSIQATTEYLLPALATVGVACGGLYLLAGLEDRINVDTVRKGGVLVLGLISASLFGFSVPSEAGLAVLTASVILSLRN, translated from the coding sequence ATGGTTCTGGATCAGTTAACTGATGGCGCCCCATGGCATGTGCTGGAATTTGATGAGAAGACGCGGCAACTCGCCTATATATTGATGCTTCCGCTGGTTGACGGTGTTTTCGCCACAATGCTTGTCTCTGGCTATCTTCAGTCCTTTACCAGTATTTTGAATGTTGCTTTCACTGTTTTCGCTGGTGCTGGAGCGTTAGCTGTCCTGTATTCCGAAGCTGAGACAACCAGGGAAGCTAGAAGTATGGTGAAGAAAGTGGCACCTTATCTAATATTAGCTGGAGGTGTTGTCGGAGTCTTAGCCCCTATTTTCAGCCAGTTGTTCCATGTTCAGAGACTTCAGTATGCTACAGGATTGGCTATACTGGTTATTGCTTTGCAGATAGCTGATATTGATTTTGTGGAAGGTTTTTCAGTACCGGCTGTAATCATTACAGGCTTGCTTTTATCTGTAAAGTCTCCTTCAAGCATTCAAGCGACAACAGAATATCTGCTGCCTGCTTTGGCAACTGTTGGAGTTGCTTGCGGAGGATTGTATTTGCTTGCAGGGCTTGAGGACAGGATTAATGTTGATACTGTTAGAAAGGGCGGTGTTCTGGTTCTTGGATTGATTTCTGCTTCTTTATTTGGGTTCAGTGTTCCTTCTGAGGCAGGGTTAGCTGTCCTGACCGCCTCAGTCATACTCTCATTGAGAAATTAG